The Bacteroides ovatus genomic interval TTGGAAAAAGCCGAAGAATTACTTCCTTGGGAGTATAATGATGTGAATGAGGTACCTGCCGATTTTCAGAGTATTACTCAGGATAAAGGTAAATATAATACTGTAATGGGAGAGAAGTCCCGTCAGTTATTCAATGGTCTGATTGCACGTGCTTATCGTGTTCGTACAGCTCTTTTGGCTGCTAGTCCGGCTTTTCAGGATGCCTCTAATCCTGCTTCATGGGCCGATGCTGCTAATGCGGCTGCCGCTGTACTCAACTACAATGGAGGATTGGGCGGATTGGATGATAAAGGAGTGGAATATTATTCAAAAGAGGTAGTAGAGAACTTGCAAAAAGGCATTAATCCTAAAGAGATTATTTGGCGTGAAAATGTTAGTAATAGTGAGGCTGCCAATTCACAGGAGGCAAATAACTTTCCGCCTTCTTTGAATGGTAGTGGCAATATGAATCCGTCACAAAACCTTGTTGATGCGTTCCCTATGGCTAATGGGTATCCTATCTCGGACATTGTTAACAGTAACTATGATAAGAATAATCCTTATAATGGACGTGATCCTCGTTTGGCAAAATATATTATCTATAACGGAAGTATAGCTGGAGTAGGCGATGTACCTATATATACAGGGCGTAAATCGGGCACTGATGACGGTATAGATGTGAAAGAGCAGAGATCTACACGTACCGGTTATTATATGAAGAAAAGACTGCGTATGGATGTAAATCGTGCGCTCGGATCGGTTACGAATCAGCAGCATTATATTCCACGTATTCGTTATACAGAGATGTATTTGGCTTATGCTGAAGCGGCTAATGAAGCGTGGGGACCTAAAGGAGATAATGGAAATGGTTATTCGGCTTATGATGTAATCAAGGCTATTCGTAAGCGTGCCGGTATAGGCGGTACTTCTGATCCTTATCTGGAACAATGTGCGGGCGATAGAGACAAAATGGCTAATCTTATTCGTAATGAACGTCGTCTGGAACTCTGTTTTGAAGGTTTCCGTTTCTGGGATATACGTCGTTGGAAAGAAAACTTGAACGAGCCGGTACGTGGTATCGACTGGGACAGAGATGGACATTCTTTTAATGAATTCGTTGTCGAAGAACGTAATTATGAAGATTACATGTATTATTGCCCGATTCCAAATTCTGAAATACTCAAGTTCAGCAACCTTGTACAAAATAGAGGGTGGAAATAATTATAGAATTATATTTAATTAAAAGTACGTTATGAAAAAGAACTTAGCATATATCGGACTGGTTTTATTGATCCTTACTTGGACGTCATGCGAAAGTAGTGACAATGAATTTCCTGATTTCGATTACCAGACAGTATATTTTGCCAACCAATACGGACTTCGTACCATAGAGCTTGGTGAGAGTGAATTTGTGGATAACACTCTTGACAATCAGCATAAGATGGTAATAAAAGCTGCTTGGGGTGGAGGATATACTAATAGAAACAATGTGGTGATAAACTTTAAAGTGGATGAGTCCTTGTGTGACAATCTTTATTTTAAAGATACAGATCAGCCTCTTGTCCCTATGCCGGCTTCTTATTACACGTTGGCTTCCGATCGAATTGCGATTCCTAAAGGGCAAATAATGGCGGGAGTAGAAGTGCAGTTGACGGATGATTTTTTTGCTGATGAAAAATCGATCAGTGAGAATTATGTCATTCCTTTGTTGATGACTAATGTTCAGGGGGCGGACTCTATTTTGCAAGGGAAGCCGGTTGTTGAAAATCCGGTGTTAACTAATGCCGGTGATTGGAGCATATTGCCGCAGAATTTTGTCTTGTATGCAGTGAAGTATGTGAATCCTTGGCACGGAGAGTACTTGCGTCGTGGTATTGATCATGCTACTGTAGCAGGTACATCAAAAGATATTATTCGCCATGAACAGTTTGTGGAAAATGATGAAGTTGTGAATATTTCTACTAAAAGTATGAAAGACAATCTTTTGACATTGAAAACCAAGGATGAAAGTGGTAAGGATATTAGCTATACTGTTCGTTTGTCATTTGCAGAAGATGGTTCGTGCACTGTACACTCTGGTTCGCAGAATGTAGTGGTAAGCGGTAGTGGCAAGTTTGTCAGCAAAGGTGAGAAAAATAGTCTTGGCGGAAAAGACAGGAATGCCATTTATCTTGACTATACAGTCAATTTGACAGACAATAACATTCAGCTTGCAACAAAAGACACTTTGGTGTTACGTACACGTAATGTGTATGGTGGTAAGTCACTCGAAGTAGTGAGAAAATGATGTTTTGATATGAACGTTAAAATCAAGAGTATATGAAATACATCAATAACAAGATAATTGCTTTTACACTGATCGCTGCGTCGATAATGTCGTGTACAGACGAATATAATTGCCAGCTTCAAGTAGAGAAACCACAGAATGCAGCTATCAACGAATATTTAGCTCAATTTGACCTGCTGAAGTCGTATATTGACCGTAGTGGCACACCTTTTCAGTTAGCTGTAAATGTACCGGGAAGCGAATTTGTAAAGAAAGAAATTGCATTCAGTACAGTGTTTACCAATTTTGATGCAGTGGATATGAACGGTTCTTACGATCCGTTAAATACACTAAAGGAGGACGGTACTTACAATTTTGGTGGCATGCAAACGGCTGCCGATGTAGCAGCGGAGGCTGGCGTGACTCTTTATGGAGGGGTACTTTGTTCAAACCAAGGACAGCGTGCCGCATATTATAATAAGCTTATCGAGCCGATAGATATTCCGGTAGAAGTTCAGAAAGGAACAACGAAATTATTTAATTTCGAAAATGATGCTATTGGTACGACTTATCCGATGACAGGTAATAGCTCGGCTATAGTTGAGGAAGACCCTGCCGGTGAAAGCGGTCATGTTTTACATGTGGGAACAAATGATGTGAAAGCTGCTTATTCCTATCCTAAATTTCACGTAGTTTTGCCTGCAGGAAGAAAACTCGGAGATTACGTTAGATTGAATATAGATTTGCGTTTTGTAGGAACTGATGGGATTTGGGGACAAGGTTTACGAGTCTTGATCAATGGAACGGAGTTTAATGTAGGAAAAAATGGAAATGATTTCTGTGACGGAGGTGATAAATGGAAACGTGAAGGAACAATTAATCTGAAAGATGCTACTGCTCCCGGATTGGTAGTACCCGAAAGTTTTGGAAGTCTGACAGAATTTGATTTAGCGATAGGTTCTGCATCCACTAGTGCACAATTTTATATAGATAATATTTCTATGGACTATGAAGTATCCGGAAAAGGTACTACGGTTATCAATTTTGAAGGGGATAATCTGAATACAGTGTATCCTATGGTTGCTGGAGCTGGTGCTCCCAATAGCGGTACAGCTACTGTAGTAGAAGATCCAGAAAGAGAGACTGGTCATGTACTTTACATAGATCAGGCTTCGCATTACTTCCCGGAATTTACAGTTAAGTTAGCTGAAGGCAAGACCCTTGGAGATTATACCGGTATGTCAATGGATATGCGCCTTTTAAAAGGGATGTATGGTTATGGAATGTACGTGAAAATTAATGGTCAGTTATTAAATCTTCATCAAAATGCAGCTGCTTACGGTTACGCAGAGAATGATACTTGGAAACGTGATGGTGTATTTGTGACCTTTGTGAAGGAAGGTACTTACACTGCTTTGGGTGAAGCGGTTCCAGCTACTACAATTGAGATACCCAATGCAATGAAAGACCTCAATGAAATAACATTTGCGATCGGTTCCAGTTCTGGCAACTGGACAGCATACATCGATAATCTGATTTTTGTATGGGAAGCCAAGCCGCAACATATCGAAAAGACTCCAGAAGAGAAAAAGGAAATCTTCACTAAAGAAATGGAAAAATGGATTGGTGGTATGGTGTATGCAGGTGTGAATGAAACGAAGAGTGTAAAAGCTTGGAATATAATTGGTAATCCTTTGGATAAGACTGTTAATGATAATACATTTAACTGGGGTGAATATTTGGGTGAAGTAGACTATGCACGTACCGCCGTGAAGATTGCCCGTGATACAGTGAAGAATGCCAATGTAGATCTTGAGCTTTTTGTCAGCAACACATTTGGTCAATATGATGAAATGGGGAATATGGCTGATGAACTCATATCTTTAGTTGATGCTTGGGAAGCAGACAACGTTACCAAAATTGACGGGTACAATATTCTTCTCAATGCAATTTATTCCAAAGATGTTGTTTTCCAGGAAGGCAATAAAACGATGATCACCAATCTGTTTGATAAATTAGGTAAGACTGGTAAACTGATACGGGTATCCGATCTTAGCATGATGGTTGAAGAACTGGATGGCAACTTTATTGCGATTAATAAATTAACAGAAGAAGATAGAGCTGCCGCTGCTTCTTATATGGCTTTTATCATGCAGGAGTATCGAAGACTTATTCCTGCAGACAAGCAATACGGAATCTCTATATCGGGTATTACAGAGACCAATACTGGTTATAAACTGTGTCCTTGGACATCGGACTATAACCGTAATGAAATGTATGAAGGTATAGTGGACGGATTGAAATAATCCTCTCCTCTGGATTAAAAGGACTATTTATATATGAAGAATATTACATTATTATTTTGTCTCTTTCTTGCGAATATCCTCTTGGGGGCTTGTTCGGGAGGGGAAGATGAAAAAAAAGAAATGGATGAAGGAAAGGGCGCGTATGCGCTCTTTCTTAAAAAATCCATTACTGTGAGTACTGGGGAAAGTCAGACGGATGTTGTGGTGGAATGGGCGAAGACTTCTTGGGAGATAACTCTTGGTGAAGGGGATATTGTAAAAAGCGTCACTCCTACATCAGGTGGCAGTAATACTGGGGAAAAACAGTACACGAAGGTTCGTGTATCTTGTGGTGCGAACAGTACGATGAAAAAGCGTACACAAACCATTCACTTATTCGATAAAACTAATGAAACAACTGTTGATTTGCTGGTAGAACAAGAACCGCCATTCAAGTCGGTTACACTAACTGTTGATCCTTCGGTGAAATATCAGCCGGTTGTAGGATTTGGCGGTATGTACAATCCGAAGATCTGGTGTGGTGACAATCTTATTTCTGCATCACAATTAGATAAAATGTATGGTGCCGGCGGATTGGGATATTCTATCCTTCGCTTGATGATTTATCCCAACGAATCAGATTGGAGTGCAGATGTAGAAGCAGCAAAGGCAGCACAAGCTAACGGAGCAATTATCTTTGCATGTCCATGGGATTGTACAGATGCGCTTGCAGATAAAATCACGGTGAATGGAAAGGAAATGAAACACCTTAAAAAAGAAAACTATGAAGCGTATGCAAACCATCTTATCCGTTATGTTACATTTATGAAGGAAAAAGGGGTGAACCTCTATGCGATTTCCGTCCAGAACGAACCGGATATGGAATTTACGTACTGGACTCCTTCTGAAGTAGTGGATTTTGTAAAACAATACGGAGCAAGGATACGGGAAACAGGAGTGAAGCTGATGTCACCGGAAGCTTGTGGTATGCAGCCTGAATATACTGATCCTATTATCAACAACGCCGAAGCATTTGCTCAAACGGATATTCTAGCCGGACATCTCTATCAAGGATTTACAGATTTGAGTAGCGGATATGTTAAGAACCGCCACGATTACATCTGTGGTGTGTATTCACGTATTCAAGGAAAGACATGGTGGATGACAGAACATCTTTTTAATGACGGTGAGAATTCTGATGATTCTTCGAAATGGGAATTCCTGAAATGGCAATACAGTCTCAATCATCTTGGTAAAGAGATTCACATGTGTATGGAGGGGTATTGCAGTGCTTATATATATTGGTATTTGAAGCGCTTTTATGGTTTGATGGGCGATACGGACAAACGGAGTCCGACGAGTGAAGGAGAAATCACAAAGAATGGTTATATTATGGCTCATTATGCTCAATATGCAACAGAAACAACTCGTATTAAGGTAGTTACAAATAATGAAGAAGTCTGTGCTACTGCTTATTGGGATGAAAAGACCGGTGAAGTGACCATCGTATTATTGAATCTGAATGGTGCTTCTCAATGGCTGGAAATACCATTAGCAGGAATAAAAAAAGCAAGTGCCGTTGAAACGAACGAAACAAAAAATATGGAAGTGATCGATACTGGTTTGATGGAATCTGCTGAAGGTATAACGGTGTTGTTATCTGCTAACAGTATAACTTCAGTCAGATTGACATTTTAATGATAATAATAACTAGTTGGAATATGATGAATTTGTTAAATACGAAAAGTAAGCTATCATACCTACTTTTTCTCGGAATAGTATGCTGTGCATGTATTCTTGGTTCCTGTAAAGATGACGATGTCATTGATCCTGACGCTCCTTCCGTACCGAAACCCGGTACGGCTGTCGAGAATATTAATACTAATGTCAAGGCATTACGTAAGCTTATTGAGGCCAAACAACAGGACCTGGCTGTAAAGACATACAATCCGGTGAATAATGGCGCGAGTTATACGATTGAGTTGTCGGATGGTACAAGCTTCAGTATGTATGCTCAGATAGCAGCATTGGAAGGCGGAGGAGAGGATGTAGTTTATTCTCCAAAAGTAGGTGCCAAAGTAGAACATGATGAATATTATTGGACTCTTGATGATGTCTGGCTAACGTTTGAGAATGATGAAAAAGTCAAGGTGTTAGATGAAAACAATACAGTTGCACCTATAGTGGATATTAACACTGACGGCTATTGGACTGTAAAATATGGAACTAAGTCTCGTACCCTTGACAAGGCGGTGAGCGGCAAACTTACCAGTCAGTTTAAACAAGTGAGTACTATTGGTGACGAATCTGTCAGTTTCACTTTTACCGACCGGACACCTGTCATCGAACTGAATCTTTTTAAAGGAGACAATCCCGAAATTCCTCCGGTAACGGGGGCGTTACGCCGTCCTATTTCTCCTGAACAACCGGCATGGTTTGTTCATATTGATTCATGGAATTATGCCGATCCTCAGAAAATCATAGATCTTATCCCTGCTGATATTCGTCCGTTTACCATTTTTAATATCTCGTTGTCTGTAAGCCATGATGAGGCTACTGGGATCTATAATGTAAGCGAGTATGGTTATGAGATAGCAAAGTCGTGGTTGAGGACGTGTGCTGAAAATAATGTGTGGGCGATGGTGCAGCCGTCAAGCGGCGGTTTTAGTCATTTTAAGGATGTCAGCTTATATAGTCAATTTGAAAGTGACGATAAGGTTCGGGTATATGATGAGTTTTTCAGAGAATATCCCAACTTTCTTGGTTTCAATTATTGTGAGCAGTTTTGGGGGTATGATGACCAGTTCTCTGTATCGTGGTTACAACGAGTGGCTCACTGGAATCAACTTTTGAAACTTACTCATAAATATGGAGGATATTTGGTAGTTAGTTTCTGTGGTAATACTTGGTCGGCTAATATCAATCCTATTGCTCTTGTGAAGCGTAATTCTGATTTTGCCCAAACTGCCAAATTGTACTCTGAAAATTTCATTATGTGTGAGAAATACACCACGCAAAGTGGCTTCTTCAATGTCGAAGGAATTTGCTTAGGCACGTGGCTCTCCGGTTTTGCAGGTCAGTACGGCATCCGTTTCGACCAATGCGGCTGGACAGAGGAGAAAGGACAGAATGGCGATAAGGATTTCCCGCCGGCTGCCGGTGCGCTGCCTATTATAGAGCATGTGATGCTGACAGGTCAGACTGTTATTGACGGACCTGAACTTATATGGCAGCAATGTTTTAAGGAGACGAATGCAGTCAGTGTAGGTGATGGTTATCAGAGCCGTAATTGGGAATGTTTTCCGCAATTTGTCAATATCAATATAGATATGTTCCGTAAGATTATTGATAAAACAATTCGTATTCCTTCCCGGAAAGAAGTTATTGACCGCACGAAAGTGGTGATTCTTCAAGATGTCTATTCCGGTGATGATAATGCTAAATACAGCAGCCCGAAGAATTTGCATGAAGGGCTTTACCTTCGCGATGATGATGGTAATCTTTGGGATAATCATTGTTACTTTAAGAAAACGGGCCGTTATCCTACGATTCCTGTTGCGTTCGAATTGTGTGACGATGTAGCTAATTCATTCCAGTATAAGATCAACCAATCAACTTTCGAAGGATCTTGGAGCGATGTAAATACTAAAGTTGGAAAGTTTAACCGTTGGTTTCCACAAGAGTATACAGGAGAACTTTATGCTGGACGTATAGAAAATGGTTGGGTGGTTTATAACGGACTTGCCGGAATACGGAATGCTGCAATTCCGTTTAAATACAATACATGTGACAAGATGGAATTGGCTTACTCCAAATATACTGTAAGTGTTATAAAAGAATATGCCAATAAGCTCACCTTCTACATGAATAACTATGACCCTAGTGGTTCGAGCAAAACGGAGGTCATCAAGATATATGGATGTACATCCAAACCAACTCATTCTGTATCTTCCAGAGCCAATGGTACTGCACAAGTTTCTGAGAATTGGAAAGAAGATGTATATACGCTGACTGTCACTCATAACGGACCATTGGATTTGACGGTCAATTGTTCAGGAAAAGCCACCGATCGTTTAACTGTATCTACTGCAGCATCTATCCAGGTTCCCGCTTCTCCACAAATTTATCAGGGCGCTTATCAGTATGAGGCTGAATGCTTTGATTTTAAGAATGTGACTAAGAGAGTGACAAAAGGAGATTCGGAGCCGATACGTAACTACACAGCACAGGGATATATAAATTTTGGTGCTAGTTCTGCAGCTGCCGTACGTGATGCTGTTACTGCACTGGAAGATGGTGTATATACAATCCGTATTCGCTACCGTGCTCCGTCGGCTACAGTCAATACCGTAGATATGTATATAAACAATACCAAAGTAGGTACTCCGGAGTTTGCACAAACTGATAATGACAATACTGTATGGAATACAGCCTTAATGTCGGTTTCCTTACGAAAAGGGGCAAATACGTTTGAATTGAAAGCCAATTCATCAGGTGCCGGTGACTTGTATCTCGACAACATTGTTATCGAAAGAAAATAAGAATTCTCTTAAATTCGATTATCCGCATTTTACAAGTAGTATCTTGCGGATAATTGTTTTTAGGACAGTATGTAACTAGAAAATAATGAAGAACATGTTTTTGAGTCGGATAATAATTATATTTCTATTCTTATGTGTATCTGTTTTGAATGCTGCGGAACCATTTGTCACTTTTATATCAGCGGATGCCAAGTTACCTTTGGTTACACCACAAAACAGATCGTTCTCTATTTGGTGTGATGATGCAGAACATCGTGGGGTGCTGTTAGCGGTGCGTAATTTACAAACGGATTTTGAAAAAGTGACTACTGTAAAACCCGAATTATCGAATATTGCGGGAAAAGAAGTGCGTATTATCATAGGTTCGTTTGACAAAAGCCCACTTATACGTCAATTAGTAAAAACAGGAAAACTGGATGGTAAAGAATTGAGAGGTAAGAATGAAAAATATATAATCACCACTCTTCATGCTCCTTTGGAAGGTTTACAGGGAGATGTGCTGCTGATTGCTGGAAGTGATAAGCGTGGAACGATTTATGGTATTTATGAATTGTCAAAACAAATAGGGATTTCTCCTTGGTACTGGTGGCTTGATGTTCCGCCGGTAAAGCATCAGGCTATTTATATTAAAGAAGGTGTTTATACTGATGGTGAACCGGCTGTAAAATACCGTGGCATTTTCATTAATGATGAATGGCCTTGTATGGGAGGTTGGACAACTGAAAAGTTCGGAGGATTTAACAGTAAGATGTATGTGCATGTCTACGAACTTCTCCTCCGTTTGAAAGCTAATTTTCTATGGCCGGCCATGTGGAGTGCAGCATTTTATGCAGATGATCCGATGAATAGTCCTTTGGCTGATGAAATGGGGATTATAATCGGGACTTCCCATCACGAACCGATGGCACGTAATCACCAGGAATATGCCCGTAATCGTAAGTTGTATGGTGAGTGGAACTATCAGAGGAATAAAGAGGGAGTAGAACGTTTTTTCCGTGAGGGTATCAAGCGAATGAATGGAAAGGAAGAAGTAATTACTATCGCTATGCGTGGTGACGGTGATGCTCCGATGGGACCCGATACAGATACGCATCTATTGGAGGATATCGTAAAAGGACAGCGTAAAATAATAGCAGATGTAACAGGTAAACCTGCTTGTAAGACTCCACAATTGTGGGCACTTTATAGTGAAGTACTGGAATATTATGATAAGGGAATGAAAATACCTGATGATGTCATGATTTTGCTTTGTGATGATAATTGGGGGAATGTACGTCGTTTACCAGATTTAAAGGATAAACGGCATCCTGGTGGATATGGTATGTATTATCATGTAGATTTACATGGAGCACCACGTGCCTATCAATGGCTGAATATGACACAGATCCAGCATATGTGGGAACAATTATATTTGACTTATTCTTATGGTGTGGATAAAATGTGGATTCTAAATGTGGGTGACTTGAAACCGAATGAATTTCCTGTTGATTTTTTCTTGAATATGGCATGGAATCCTGGACACCTTACGGCTGATAATTTACAGGAATATACTTGTAGTTTCTGTAAACAACAGTTTGGGGATAACTATGCAGTAGAAGCCGCTCGCATCTTAAATCTGTATTGTAAATATGCTGCTCGCGTAACTGCAGAAATGTTGGATAGCCAAACTTATAATCTTTCCAGTGGAGAATTTAAGGCTGTAACAGATGAATTTCTTGCTTTGGAGGCGCATGCCTATCGTCAGTTTATGACTTTACCGGAAGAATTGAAGGATACATATAAAGAACTCATTCTTTTTCCTGTTCAGGCCATGGCAAACCTTTATGAGATGTATTATGCGGTTGCTATGAATCATAAGTTAGCATCTGAGGGTGATCCACGTGCCAATGAATGGGCAGATAGAGTGGAGTATTGTTTCAGGTATGATGCGGAACTTTGCTATGACTATAATAACAATATAGCTGGTGGAAAATGGAATCATTTAATGGATCAGACGCACATCGGTTATACAAGCTGGGATGAGCCTAAAGGAGGAAATATAATGCCCGAAATCATAAGAGTGGATGTCTCTGCATATAAGCCGGGAGGATATGAGTATAAGGAGAAAGGTGGGGTGGTAGTAATGGAAGCGGAACGTTTTGCAGAATGTACACAAGGGAATAAGACGGAGTGGACAGTTATTCCTGACTTGGGACGTACTCTTTCTGGTTTGTCGTTGATGCCCTATACACAACCTGTAACAGGAGCTTCATTGACATATCGCATGAAGCTTAATTCAGAGATGAAAAATATACGTGTAAGATTAATCTTGGATAGTACTTTGCCTTTTATAAAAGGAGGACATAGTTATGCTATCAGTTTGGATGGTGGTAAAGAACAAATAGTAAATTACAATTCAGAGATGACTTGGGCTAATTGTTATACGAAGATGTATCCCGCCGGTGCTGCGCGGTTGATAGAGTCGGTGGTAGATTTTTCCAATGTTAATCTGAAAGAAGGAATACATGCATTAATTATTCGTCCGTTAAGCCCTGCTATTGTATTGCATAAAATTATAATTGATTGTGGTAGTGATGAAGTCAGTCGATTGAATCTTCAGGAAAGTCCTTATCGCAAGGTTACGCATTAATTAATATTTATGATATAGATACGCAAATGAAGAAGATTATTGTCTTAAGTTGTTTATTATGTGCAGGCATATTTGCCTTTGCACAAGACCCTAATTTCCATATTTATCTTTGTCTGGGACAATCCAATATGGAAGGAAATGCAAAGATTGAAGCGCAGGATACGTGCAATGTCAATGAACGCTTTCTGATGATGGCGGCTGTTGATTGTCCGTCTTTGGGACGTGTCAAAGGACAGTGGTATAAGGCTGTTCCTCCGTTGGTACGTTGCCATACAGGGTTAACACCGGCCGATTATTTCGGACGTACGTTAGTGGAAAGGTTGCCTGATAATATTAAGGTAGGTGTCGTCAATGTAGCTGTTGGTGGTTGCAGGATTGAGCTGTTTGATGAGGAGAATTGCGAAGAGCATATTGCCTCTCAACCGGAATGGCTGAAAAATACAGTGAAAGCGTATGGTAATAATCCTTACCGTAGACTAAAGGAATTGGCTGTAGAAGCACAGAAAGCGGGTGTGATTAAAGGTATCCTCTTGCATCAGGGCGAGTCTAATACCGGTGATAAAGAGTGGCCTCAAAAAGTAAAGAGAGTCTATGAGAATCTGTTGAGGGATTTGAATCTTCAGGCAAAAGATGTTCCCTTGTTGGCGGGAGAAGTGGTGCATGCCGACCAGAATGGCAGATGTGCAAGCATGAATGAGATAATCAATACGCTGCCGCAAGTGATTCCGACCGCATACGTGATTCCTTCTTCGGGCTGTCCTGCCGCAGAAGATAATTTGCATTTCACGGCAGAAGGATACAGGAAATTGGGAGTGCGGTATGCCGAGAAACGACTCCTTTTGTTGGAGAAGGAACTAAACTCCGGGATTACTACCGAACCGGTATCCACTAATATTCCGGGATATGACTATCCCCGGGTGGATAAAGAGGGGCGTGCTCATTTTCGTTTCTATGCTCCGCAGGCTAACAGGCTACAAGTGGATTGTTGCGGAAAGAAGTATGATATGTGGAAAGATGCCGGAGGACTCT includes:
- a CDS encoding RagB/SusD family nutrient uptake outer membrane protein; translation: MKKKIIFLVAAALMLNSCDDLFEPAIENFKDVEQMYDDAQYAQGFLVNVYRCVPGYYDNSEYATDDAVINQKNNAFLTMATGGWTSRLWTPINQWTNSFSSIQYINLFLENVDKVRWSDDAEKAQLFARRTKGEAYGLRGMFLYYLLRAHAGFGENGELLGVPRLTEYLTINSDLNLPRASFADCVQQIYSDLEKAEELLPWEYNDVNEVPADFQSITQDKGKYNTVMGEKSRQLFNGLIARAYRVRTALLAASPAFQDASNPASWADAANAAAAVLNYNGGLGGLDDKGVEYYSKEVVENLQKGINPKEIIWRENVSNSEAANSQEANNFPPSLNGSGNMNPSQNLVDAFPMANGYPISDIVNSNYDKNNPYNGRDPRLAKYIIYNGSIAGVGDVPIYTGRKSGTDDGIDVKEQRSTRTGYYMKKRLRMDVNRALGSVTNQQHYIPRIRYTEMYLAYAEAANEAWGPKGDNGNGYSAYDVIKAIRKRAGIGGTSDPYLEQCAGDRDKMANLIRNERRLELCFEGFRFWDIRRWKENLNEPVRGIDWDRDGHSFNEFVVEERNYEDYMYYCPIPNSEILKFSNLVQNRGWK
- a CDS encoding DUF5627 domain-containing protein translates to MKKNLAYIGLVLLILTWTSCESSDNEFPDFDYQTVYFANQYGLRTIELGESEFVDNTLDNQHKMVIKAAWGGGYTNRNNVVINFKVDESLCDNLYFKDTDQPLVPMPASYYTLASDRIAIPKGQIMAGVEVQLTDDFFADEKSISENYVIPLLMTNVQGADSILQGKPVVENPVLTNAGDWSILPQNFVLYAVKYVNPWHGEYLRRGIDHATVAGTSKDIIRHEQFVENDEVVNISTKSMKDNLLTLKTKDESGKDISYTVRLSFAEDGSCTVHSGSQNVVVSGSGKFVSKGEKNSLGGKDRNAIYLDYTVNLTDNNIQLATKDTLVLRTRNVYGGKSLEVVRK
- a CDS encoding endo-1,4-beta-xylanase, with translation MKYINNKIIAFTLIAASIMSCTDEYNCQLQVEKPQNAAINEYLAQFDLLKSYIDRSGTPFQLAVNVPGSEFVKKEIAFSTVFTNFDAVDMNGSYDPLNTLKEDGTYNFGGMQTAADVAAEAGVTLYGGVLCSNQGQRAAYYNKLIEPIDIPVEVQKGTTKLFNFENDAIGTTYPMTGNSSAIVEEDPAGESGHVLHVGTNDVKAAYSYPKFHVVLPAGRKLGDYVRLNIDLRFVGTDGIWGQGLRVLINGTEFNVGKNGNDFCDGGDKWKREGTINLKDATAPGLVVPESFGSLTEFDLAIGSASTSAQFYIDNISMDYEVSGKGTTVINFEGDNLNTVYPMVAGAGAPNSGTATVVEDPERETGHVLYIDQASHYFPEFTVKLAEGKTLGDYTGMSMDMRLLKGMYGYGMYVKINGQLLNLHQNAAAYGYAENDTWKRDGVFVTFVKEGTYTALGEAVPATTIEIPNAMKDLNEITFAIGSSSGNWTAYIDNLIFVWEAKPQHIEKTPEEKKEIFTKEMEKWIGGMVYAGVNETKSVKAWNIIGNPLDKTVNDNTFNWGEYLGEVDYARTAVKIARDTVKNANVDLELFVSNTFGQYDEMGNMADELISLVDAWEADNVTKIDGYNILLNAIYSKDVVFQEGNKTMITNLFDKLGKTGKLIRVSDLSMMVEELDGNFIAINKLTEEDRAAAASYMAFIMQEYRRLIPADKQYGISISGITETNTGYKLCPWTSDYNRNEMYEGIVDGLK
- a CDS encoding glycosyl hydrolase, which codes for MKNITLLFCLFLANILLGACSGGEDEKKEMDEGKGAYALFLKKSITVSTGESQTDVVVEWAKTSWEITLGEGDIVKSVTPTSGGSNTGEKQYTKVRVSCGANSTMKKRTQTIHLFDKTNETTVDLLVEQEPPFKSVTLTVDPSVKYQPVVGFGGMYNPKIWCGDNLISASQLDKMYGAGGLGYSILRLMIYPNESDWSADVEAAKAAQANGAIIFACPWDCTDALADKITVNGKEMKHLKKENYEAYANHLIRYVTFMKEKGVNLYAISVQNEPDMEFTYWTPSEVVDFVKQYGARIRETGVKLMSPEACGMQPEYTDPIINNAEAFAQTDILAGHLYQGFTDLSSGYVKNRHDYICGVYSRIQGKTWWMTEHLFNDGENSDDSSKWEFLKWQYSLNHLGKEIHMCMEGYCSAYIYWYLKRFYGLMGDTDKRSPTSEGEITKNGYIMAHYAQYATETTRIKVVTNNEEVCATAYWDEKTGEVTIVLLNLNGASQWLEIPLAGIKKASAVETNETKNMEVIDTGLMESAEGITVLLSANSITSVRLTF